GGTTGAAAAATCAATACGAACGTCTAATGATTGTATAAGAATTATGCACCTTAAGAAATAAAATATATATTATTTCATGTATATAATGTGTGAAAAGTGTATTTTAAAAGGGAAGAGGTAAGAAAAGAATTAGAAATAATTATTGGCACAGTAATTGCTTTTAAATATTTCATATCAAGAATATTCTGAAAATGATACCATGAATTGTTTAACAATATAATTAAGATACGCAAGAGAATTGTAAAAACCTTTTCGCAAAATATATTTAAGTATAGTTCTTTAAGGTATATATTGAATTAGATTTGGGTGTCAGAGGAAGCTCTTTTGAAATGAATAATTACAGTTGATAACTGTAGAGTTTGCTAAAAGGTGGCCACCTTTATAAAAGAGTAACCTTAAAAATACACTAAAAAAGAAAAAGGAGGATTATTAATGATATTAACAAATCCTGTTGTTTTGTCAGTTATTGTAATGACCATATTATGCCTATTAAGGTTAAATGTTATTCTGTCATTAATTGTTTCGGCAATTGTAGGAGGATTAGCTGCTGGTATGCCTATAGGAGATACGATGGGCGTACTTATAGGTGGAATGGGCGGAAATGCTGAGACGGCATTAAGTTATATCTTATTAGGAGCACTAGCTACAGCAATTGCAAAAACTGGTGCGGCAGATATATTAGCACTAAAAATTTCAAAAATGATTAAGGGAAAAAGGATTATTCTATTACTTGTTATTTCCTTTGTTGCATGTCTATCAGGGACAGTCATACCTGTTCATATAGCTTTTATTCCAATCTTAATCCCTCCACTATTATTACTTATGAATAAGATGAAAATGGATAGAAGAGCTGCAGCTTCTGCATTGGCTTTTGGATTAAAAGCTCCATACATCACTATACCTGTTGGTTATGGGTTAATATATCACAATATTATTAGAGATCAAATGGGTCTTAGTGGAATGGAAATAACCACTGGGATGGTTTGGAGATCAACCTGGGTAGCAGGTCTTGCAATGCTTACAGGACTTATTATTGCATTGTTTGTATACAGAAAACCTAGAGAATACAAGATTATTGAAAGTGCTGAACCAGAAATGGCAGCTTCATCAGATGAAGTAGTTGTAACGGGAAAACACTATGTAACATTATTGGCAGGCGTAGCCGCACTTGTAATCCAATTAAAATGGGGCTCTATGCCACTTGGAGCACTTGGGGGACTTACAATTATGTTAGCATCACGTGCTGTTAAGTGGAGCGATGTTGAAGAACTTATGGTTGGGGGAATAAGATTTATGGGGCTTATAGCATTTGTAATGTTAGTTGCCTCAGGATATGCGGCAGTTATGAGAGAAACTGGTGGTGTGGAATCTCTTGTAGATGCAGCTGCTAGTATGATGGCAGGAAGTAAATTTATTGCTGCTACTGTTATGATCTTATTAGGTCTTGTCATAACCATGGGAATTGGAACTTCCTTTGGAACCGTGCCTATTCTTGCGGCTATTTATGTACCTCTTTGTATAGAATTAGGATTTAGCCCAAGTGCTACTATTCTTTTAATAGCAATTGCTGCTGCATTAGGAGATGCCGGTTCACCAGCTTCTGATACTACATTAGGACCTACAGCAGGTTTAAATGCAGATGGTCAGCATGACCATATATGGGATACATGTGTACCTACTTTTTTATGTTACAATATTCCACTCGTAGTTTTTGGAATTATAGGTGCAATGTTCTTCTAGAATTATACTAAAAAGGAGCTCTCTTTGGAGAAGCTCCTTTTTTAAAGATAATACTTATGATTATATTAATATTAAGGGCATATTGGGGGGAGTAAAGATGAGGAAGAAGGTTAAAAACTGCGTTGAGATTGTACAAAGAGATGAAAATGTAATTTCAAAAGCAT
This sequence is a window from Anaeromicrobium sediminis. Protein-coding genes within it:
- a CDS encoding Na+/H+ antiporter family protein — protein: MILTNPVVLSVIVMTILCLLRLNVILSLIVSAIVGGLAAGMPIGDTMGVLIGGMGGNAETALSYILLGALATAIAKTGAADILALKISKMIKGKRIILLLVISFVACLSGTVIPVHIAFIPILIPPLLLLMNKMKMDRRAAASALAFGLKAPYITIPVGYGLIYHNIIRDQMGLSGMEITTGMVWRSTWVAGLAMLTGLIIALFVYRKPREYKIIESAEPEMAASSDEVVVTGKHYVTLLAGVAALVIQLKWGSMPLGALGGLTIMLASRAVKWSDVEELMVGGIRFMGLIAFVMLVASGYAAVMRETGGVESLVDAAASMMAGSKFIAATVMILLGLVITMGIGTSFGTVPILAAIYVPLCIELGFSPSATILLIAIAAALGDAGSPASDTTLGPTAGLNADGQHDHIWDTCVPTFLCYNIPLVVFGIIGAMFF